A segment of the Planctomicrobium piriforme genome:
TCGGTCCCGGTGATCGGCGCCAGCCATACCGTCTCTGTCGGCATCACATTGAGCGGACCGGCGGAGGACTTCGGCAGTCGCGCCGCGAGACAGGCATCGAGCCACGGGATGGCGAGGTAACGCTGGTTGCCGCATTCATGTGATGTCAGCGGATCAACGGCGATGCCGACGAGCCCCCCCTGCCCGCGGACTTCGTGGAAGAACGCTTCGTTCCCTGGCCAGACGCCTGCAAAGCGGCCGTCCTTCACCGTCACGCCTTCCTTGGTGCCGAGATTGCACATCATCGGCACCTGAAGTGCAGCTTTGGGGAGCGTGTGCGATTTGATTGTGGTGCGCGCAGGATCCGGTTTCAGGAACGGGACGCCGGAACGCAGCCAGGCTGCGGCGACACGGTCGGGATAGAGCATCACCATCCCGCCGGCCCAATGTCCGCCGCCGCTATGTCCCCACAGTGTCCACGGCACCTCGGACAACTCCGGATGGCCCGACTGCGCGCCAAGATCGTTCAGGCACTTGAGGAATGCCGTCGCGGAGCCGTTGCGGGGGTCGCACCACATCTGGCAGTCCGCCTTCTCCGGCTGTTCATACGACGGCGACAGAAGTGCGCAGTCGTGCTTCTTCGCCAGGGCCTGCCAGTGCAGGTCATACGCGCCGGTCAGCCCCGACTTGCACGACCCCTCGCCGCAGCCGTGCTGATGCACGATTACTCCCCGCAATGACTTCACGCCCGGCGGAATCCAGGCGGTGTAATTCACTGGGAAGATGAGTTCGCCCGGCTGCGTCGAAGCTTCATACCGCACGCGGTAGTACGGCGGTTCCGCAGGCGGAAACACGTCGTACGGCGGCTGCTGCGCAAAGAGACTGACAGGCAGGAGCAGCAGCAGCGCGGTGATGCGAAACAGGCAGGCGAGCGAACGCGGAATCATGAGCGTGATCCTGAGTGCGAGGGGTATTGAACTGGCAAACCACTCTATCACGTCTCGATGCGCCGCTCATCCGTACCGGCAATCATCAGCAGAAACAGGGAAGAGGAGAGAGGAGAAGATTGAACCTCCACGCTGTCCCCTATTCCCTCACCCCTATCCCCTCTATCAAGTTACTTCTTGCGGACGAGCTTCATACCGTTGCACATTTCCTTGGACGGCTTGCCGTTCTCCCAGCCGGTTCCATCCACTTCGAAATGATCGGCGTCGACAAACTTCAGCACTGCCGAATGCATGTGCATGTCCTTTTGCGGATCGAGATTTCCGCCGCCGACAAATTCAAAGTTCAGCGAGTTTCCCAGGGCATCCGACTTGGCTTTCATTTGCGGCTGATTTCCGAGCATGCAGTAGTGCGTCATCACCACGCTGGAACCTTCCGGCGTATAGATCGAGACCATCTCTTGGGGTTCGCCGGGGAACAACGTCTCTTGAAGTGCACTGCCCCCTGCCGTGAGTTTGATCACGGAGACCACCTGCTCGGTCGGCTGCCCTTTGTCATCAGCGGCGACCCAAGTTCCGACCAGCGTTTTCATTTTTTCGAAGCCCACGTTCGTGTGCACTTTGGGCTGATGGTCGTGCTTTTCATCCGCGACAACGGACAAGGTCAAAACCGCGCACATCAGTCCGGCAACCAGCAATTGTCGTTTCATGAGATCATTCCTTCACACCGAAGATTGGAACTGCGAAAACCGCACACTACGAATGGTCGAACGGGGACGGGGCGAATCGACAAAAAAAGATCCACGCCGTGGGTTTTCGGTTGTTGGTTTGAAACATCTGAGCTGATCACGAGTTGTGTTTTGGCGAATGATTCAACCATGACCGAATTCTGGCGACCGAAAATCAGGCACTTCTGAACAAGAAAAGTCCGGCTACTTCGCCTGGCGTTCAGCTCGTTGGCGAATTCTGTCGGCCCACGAAGCCCAGCCTCCTGGCATTCCCTCGCGAAGCTGTTCTGAAATCAGGCCGATGCCGCGGTGAACAAACGCCAGCTTTGTGCCGTTTCCCTCTGACGTGAACCGATACTGCACATGATTCATCGCGGGATAAGACATCATGAGCGGCCCGCAGATTTCGAGCAGTTTCGGCGGCTTGATGACCTGCACATGCCCCCACAGATGGCCTGTGTTGTCACCTAAATCGCGATACCAGCGTCCGCCGGGCCAGGGTTCCAGTTTGAACGGGTAAGAACTGCCGTCCTGCAGCTGCGCCTCTGGGCCGAGCTCTTCGAGCATCGCCTCAAAGGCAATCTCAATCGGAGCCGCAATCTCGATGATTTTCTGAATGTCGACCGTCTGCATTGGCGTCTCAGCGGCAATACTGCTCGTCATGATTTCTTCCTGTTGTCTTTGTTCGGATCGATCTTGTGGGAGACCGCCTGAGCGCGTTTTTCGGCGCGAGCACGAATGCGGTCGAGCTGGTGATCCCAGTGCTGTTCGAACGTCTTCACCCAGTCGTAGACCGGCCGCAGTTGCTCATAGTTGAGATCGTACACCCGGCTTTGGCCCTGCTTGCTCACCGAGACCAGGCCCACATCCTTGAGGACGTTCAGGTGCTTTGAGATCGTCGGCTGCGGCAGCCCCAGCGCGAGCACAATCGCGCCCACTGCCAATCCGCGGTGCCGCGACAGCAAGTCAATGATCTGCCGCCGTCGGGGCTCGGCGATGGCATTAAATACGTCCGATCGGGTACTGGCTCTGGGCATGGTGTGATTATGTTCCCATAACGGAATATGTCAAGCGGAATCATTTCTGTGAGAGCGACGAGCCACGGCGCTACCTGCATTCGCTTTTCGCAGGTTTTCCCTGTTACGCTGAGAGTCGGGCAATTCGACAGTTCAAACCGAGGGGGCCGAACAATGCGATCTCACGCCGTGCCTGCTTTCTTCGGTTTGATGGGCAAACCGTGCCAAGCTGCCAGATCTTTTGTTCTCAACGGGCGCATGGCCCTGTGTTTCGCCGCCTTTATTTCCATCAACTTCATCGTCTCAGGGACCGTGTGCATGGCTAAAGACGCTCACAACTTGACACGCCTTGGCGGCCAGATGACCCCGGATCAAAAAGACTCACTCGAAAAGCGGGTTGAAAACAATCCGAACGACGTTGAATCGAGGACCAAGCTTTTAGGCTATTACTTCATTAATGGACGACGAGACGTCGATGTCAAAACTGCCAAACAGCGTCACATTCTATGGCTCATTGAAAATGCTCCCGAATCCGAGGTACTCGGCTTACCCTACAGCCACCTCGACAACATCCTGGAGCCTGAGGGATACGATCGTGCCAAGCAGGCCTGGCTGAAAGCCATTCAACAGTCCTCTGCACAGACCTCCGTACTCAATAACGCCTCGCGTTTTTTCTTGCAGGCTGACCGCGGTCTCTCCGAAGAACTTCTCCTGAAAGGGCAAGCGCTGGATGGGAAAGATCCCCAGTGGCCGGAGATGCTGGGGCAACTCTATGCACTGGAACTAATGTCGCTGCCAGCGGGCGACGCGCGAAAAGTGACCGCGGAAAAAGCGTTTCGGCAATACGAGTTGGCGTACGATCTCTCCGAGGAGATGAGACGAGACGCACTATTGCCCGACTTGGCGACGACTGCGTTTGAAGCAGGCCTGAACAATGACGCGAAGAAGTTTGCGACCAAGATGCTTGAAAATGACGCCGCCGGGTGGAATCACGGGAACCGAATTCACCATGGAAATCTTATTCTTGGCCGGATCGCCCTGTCAGAGGAAAATGTCGCCGAAGCGAAATCGCGGTTGCTGCTGGCCGGGAAGACCAACGGTTCGCCTCAACTCAATTCTTTCGGCCCGAATATGCAACTGGCGAAGGAACTGCTCGAACGGAAAGAAGCTGACGTCGTTTTAGAATATTTTGAGCTCTGCAAGAAGTTCTGGAAATCGCCGCATCAAAAGCTGGATCAGTGGACCGCTGATGTGAAATCAAATCGCGTGCCGGATTTTGGGCCCAATCTGGCATACTGATGCCCATTTTGCTGTCTAAGTCACAGCTCCACAGGCCGGATTCGCTTCGAGCGTGATCGCGGGCTGCATGTCAAAATGATGGACGTGCCGACCGGTTCCAAAGCAGGGGACACCGCGCGGCGACCGAGTGTTGACTTCACGTTCCAAAGATTCCATTCTGCCCGACAGTCAAGCATGTCTCTCGATCCCAGACGCGGTTCTCTGCAATCAAGGTCCATTCATGGCGGCTCAGGTCTGGATCGTGTCGGCGAAGCGGACCCCTCAAGGACGATTTCTGGGAGCGCTGGCGCAGCGTTCGGCAGTGGACCTGGGCGTGGCGGCGGCGAAAGCGGCTTTGAGCGGGATCGACCCGGCACTGATCGATTCCGTCATCGTCGGAAACGTGCTGGGAGCAGGCCTGGGCATGAATGTCGCCCGGCAGATTGGAATTCTATCCGGGCTGCCAGTCACGGTTCCGGCTTTCACAGTCAACATGATGTGCGCCTCCGGCATGCAGGCGGTCGTGCTGGCGGCTCAGGCAGTCTGCAGTGGAACAGCCAGGGCGGTGCTCTGCGGCGGCACGGAGTCGATGTCGAACGCACCGTATCTCCTCAACCGTGCCCGGTCCGGCTACCGCTTTGGGGACGGCGTGCTGATTGACTCCGTCTTGCGGGACGGGCTGACGGATGTGTTCAGCGACGAACACATGGGACTGACTGCCGAACGAGTGGCGGAGCGTTATGCCGTCTCGCGCGAAGCTCAAGATCAGTTCGCGGTCCGCAGTCAGCAACGGTACGCCGCTGCGCTAAGTGCGGATCGATTCCGCGAAGAGATCGTGCCTGTCGATGGTCTGAATCACGACGAACAATCGCGGCCGGACACGACGATGGAGCGATTGGCGAAGTTGAAACCCGCCTTCGCCGCTGCCGGGTCTGTGACGGCGGGCAATGCCTCTGGCGTCAATGACGGGGCTGCGATGCTCGTTGTGTGCAGCGAGCAGTATGGCCGGCAGCAGGGCTGGGCTCCGCTCGCCATCATTGGTGAAAATACCGCGGCAGGCTGCGATCCCGCCTGGATGGGGATGGGACCGGTTCATGCAACCCGCCTGCTCAGCCGCGCCCCTGGCGAATTCGATCACATTGAATTGAATGAAGCTTTCGCAGGGCAAGCACTCGCGTGCATTCACGAACTTGAACTGGATGAGGCGAAGGTGAATCCGCACGGCGGCGGCATCGCGATGGGACATCCGATCGGTGCGACGGGGGCACGGCTGCTGGTCCATCTCGCTCATCGGAAACCAAAACGGGGACTGGCGACGCTGTGCGTTGGGGGCGGAATGGGGTGTGCGGTCGTGATTGAACAACCCTGATGCGGGACAGGATGACGAGATGAGCGAGCATCAGCGCGAAGGACATCCATCGAATTCGTCCGTCTGGACGGCGTCGCCGGAATTGCTGCAGGCTGCCAACGTCACCTGGCTCATGCAACAGGTCGGTGTCGACTCTTACGACGCACTGCATGCGTGGTCTGTCCAGAATCGAGAGGCCTACTGGGAACTGGTGATCGAGCGGCTGGGACTGCGTTTTCAGCAACCGTTTGATCGCGTATTGGATCTCGCACGCGGACTTGAAGAGCCGGACTGGTTGCCGGGCGCTCGACTGAACATTGTCGAAAGCTGCTTTCTGGCGCCGCCGGATTCGACGGCGATCGTCTTTCAGCGGGAAGGTGGAACGATTGAGAAGATGAGTGTTGGCGAGCTGCAAGTCTTGGCCCATCGCGTGGCCGCTGGGCTGGTGCGACTCGGGTTCAAGCCGGGGGACGCGATTGCCGTCGTGCTGCCGATGACGGTCGAAGCGGTCGCAATTTACCTGGGCATCATTCACGCCGGCTGCGTGGTCGTCGGCATTGCGGAGAGCTTCCGGCCGCGCGAGATTGTGATGCGGCTACGGCTGGCGAACGCGGTCGCGGTTTTCACACAGGATGTGCTGATCCGCGGCAGGAAGAAGTTGCCGCTCTATGCGAACGTGGTCGAGGCGGAAGCCCCGTTGGCGATTGTGCTGCCGGCGGAGGAGACATCGAACGTCTCATTGCGTGCCGACGATCTGGACTGGAACGCCTTTTTGAGTTCAGAGGGAACAATGGCGGCGGTCTCACGAACGCCTGCCGATCATCTCAACATCCTGTTTTCGTCAGGCACGACTGGCGAGCCCAAGGCGATTCCCTGGTCGCAGACGACTCCGATCAAGTGTGCCGCGGATGCCCATTTTCATCAGGAGATTCAGCCTGGCGACGTTCTAGTCTGGCCGACGAGCCTCGGCTGGATGATGGGCCCCTGGCTGATCTTTGCCAGTCTGCTGAATCGGGCGACCATCGGGCTGTATTACGGATTGTCGACTTGTCGCGAGTTTGGCGTCTTTGTGCAGGATGCCAGGGCGACGATGCTGGGAGTCGTCCCCACGCTGGTCAAGTCATGGCGCACGACCGGAGTGATGAACGACCTCGACTGGAGCACGCTGAAGCTTTTCAGTTCGACCGGCGAATGCTCTTCTGCGGACGATATGCAGTGGCTGATGGGCAGGGGGGGCGGCAAGCCGGTTATCGAATACTGCGGCGGCACGGAAATTGGCGGCGGCTATATCACCGGGACGATTGCGAAGCCTTGCAGTGCTGGGACGTTCAATACCCCGGCCCTCGGACTGAACGTCGCGATTGTTGACGATGAGAGACAGCCTGCGGACAGCGGTGAACTGTTCATCGTGCCGCCGTCGATCGGACTTTCGACCTCATTGCTGAACAGAGAGCATCACGAGGTGTACTTCGCCGATGCGCCGCGTGCACCGGACGGCGGATTACTGCGACGGCATGGCGATCGAATGCAGCGGCTGCCGACGGGCGACTGGCAGGCATTAGGGCGTGCGGATGACACGATGAACCTCGGGGGGATCAAAGTCAGTTCCGCTGAAATCGAACAAGTGCTACGGACCGTGCCGGGGATTGCGGAGCTGGCAGCGATTGCAGTCTCGCCGGGCGGCGGACCCAGCCAGTTGGTGATCTTTGCTGTTCCTGCCGCAGCTTCGCTGCTTTCGCAAAGCGACGGCATCGTCAGCATGCAGAACGCCATTCGTCGCGACCTGAACCCGTTATTCAAAATTCACGATCTCTTTTTTGTCGACGCACTGCCGCGGACCGCTTCAAACAAGATCATGCGGCGGACGCTGCGGGATCAATACCGTGCCCGCGCCGCAGAATAGAAGTTCACAATGAGCAATCCTGCACGAACCATTCTGATCACCGGGGCCGGCAGCGGACTGGGACGCGGAATGGCGATTTGGCTGGCAAAACAGGGCCATTCCATCCTGGTGGCCGATCTGCGCTTTGATGCGGCGCAGGAGACGGCCGCACTGATTCAATCTGAACAAGGGCGTGCTGAGGCATATCAGCTCGATGTGACTTCAGAGGAGGAGATTGCAAAATTCATGGCGACGCTGGGTGACAGGGCCGTCGATGTGGTCATCAACAATGCGGGGCTGCAGCATGTTTGTTCCGTAGAGGAATTTCCTGTCGAGAAATGGGATCTGCTCATCAAGGTACTTTTGAAGGGCCCCTTTCTGCTCACCCAGGCGACGTTGCCGGGAATGCGTGCGCGGGGCTTTGGACGGTTCATTCAGATCGGGTCAATTCACTCGCTGGTGGCGTCGCCCTACAAGTCGGCGTACACCGCCGCCAAGCATGCGTTATTGGGGCTCTCGAAGGTTTTGGCTTTGGAGTCCGCAGGCGCCGAGATCACCAGCAATACCATCTGCCCGGCGTACGTTCGCACCCCCTTAGTGGATGCCCAGATTGCTGCCCAGGCCGTGACTCGCGGCCTGCCGGAAGAAGAGGTGATCGAGCGCATCATGCTCGCGCCGATGCCGAAAAAGACATTCATCACAGTCGAGGAAATTGCAGCGGCTGCGGACTATTTGATCAGCCCTTTGGCCCGGAATGTCACCGGACAGACCATCGTCATCGATGGGGGCTGGACGGCTCAATGACGCGACCGCAATGCTCTGAGATCTTGCCTTTCAATCAGCGAGCCCACCTTTGAGTCTGATCCTCGTTCTGGCGGCTCTGATCTTCCTGATGGTCGTGGCGTATCGCGGCTACAG
Coding sequences within it:
- a CDS encoding alpha/beta hydrolase family protein, translating into MIPRSLACLFRITALLLLLPVSLFAQQPPYDVFPPAEPPYYRVRYEASTQPGELIFPVNYTAWIPPGVKSLRGVIVHQHGCGEGSCKSGLTGAYDLHWQALAKKHDCALLSPSYEQPEKADCQMWCDPRNGSATAFLKCLNDLGAQSGHPELSEVPWTLWGHSGGGHWAGGMVMLYPDRVAAAWLRSGVPFLKPDPARTTIKSHTLPKAALQVPMMCNLGTKEGVTVKDGRFAGVWPGNEAFFHEVRGQGGLVGIAVDPLTSHECGNQRYLAIPWLDACLAARLPKSSAGPLNVMPTETVWLAPITGTEAVSASKFSGDPLQAIWLPTEAIARSWMQYIKDSAVTDVTPPPAPTNLQVSGNVLTWECDADLESGLTSFIIERDGEFLANFPEKAQNPFGRPIFQNLQYSDTPVQPLAVMQFTDAKAETGKQHAYRVIAVNTAGLKSQPTAVSRK
- a CDS encoding SRPBCC family protein, which produces MTSSIAAETPMQTVDIQKIIEIAAPIEIAFEAMLEELGPEAQLQDGSSYPFKLEPWPGGRWYRDLGDNTGHLWGHVQVIKPPKLLEICGPLMMSYPAMNHVQYRFTSEGNGTKLAFVHRGIGLISEQLREGMPGGWASWADRIRQRAERQAK
- a CDS encoding ArsR/SmtB family transcription factor; this encodes MPRASTRSDVFNAIAEPRRRQIIDLLSRHRGLAVGAIVLALGLPQPTISKHLNVLKDVGLVSVSKQGQSRVYDLNYEQLRPVYDWVKTFEQHWDHQLDRIRARAEKRAQAVSHKIDPNKDNRKKS
- a CDS encoding thiolase family protein; this encodes MAAQVWIVSAKRTPQGRFLGALAQRSAVDLGVAAAKAALSGIDPALIDSVIVGNVLGAGLGMNVARQIGILSGLPVTVPAFTVNMMCASGMQAVVLAAQAVCSGTARAVLCGGTESMSNAPYLLNRARSGYRFGDGVLIDSVLRDGLTDVFSDEHMGLTAERVAERYAVSREAQDQFAVRSQQRYAAALSADRFREEIVPVDGLNHDEQSRPDTTMERLAKLKPAFAAAGSVTAGNASGVNDGAAMLVVCSEQYGRQQGWAPLAIIGENTAAGCDPAWMGMGPVHATRLLSRAPGEFDHIELNEAFAGQALACIHELELDEAKVNPHGGGIAMGHPIGATGARLLVHLAHRKPKRGLATLCVGGGMGCAVVIEQP
- a CDS encoding AMP-binding protein, which encodes MSEHQREGHPSNSSVWTASPELLQAANVTWLMQQVGVDSYDALHAWSVQNREAYWELVIERLGLRFQQPFDRVLDLARGLEEPDWLPGARLNIVESCFLAPPDSTAIVFQREGGTIEKMSVGELQVLAHRVAAGLVRLGFKPGDAIAVVLPMTVEAVAIYLGIIHAGCVVVGIAESFRPREIVMRLRLANAVAVFTQDVLIRGRKKLPLYANVVEAEAPLAIVLPAEETSNVSLRADDLDWNAFLSSEGTMAAVSRTPADHLNILFSSGTTGEPKAIPWSQTTPIKCAADAHFHQEIQPGDVLVWPTSLGWMMGPWLIFASLLNRATIGLYYGLSTCREFGVFVQDARATMLGVVPTLVKSWRTTGVMNDLDWSTLKLFSSTGECSSADDMQWLMGRGGGKPVIEYCGGTEIGGGYITGTIAKPCSAGTFNTPALGLNVAIVDDERQPADSGELFIVPPSIGLSTSLLNREHHEVYFADAPRAPDGGLLRRHGDRMQRLPTGDWQALGRADDTMNLGGIKVSSAEIEQVLRTVPGIAELAAIAVSPGGGPSQLVIFAVPAAASLLSQSDGIVSMQNAIRRDLNPLFKIHDLFFVDALPRTASNKIMRRTLRDQYRARAAE
- a CDS encoding 3-hydroxybutyrate dehydrogenase — encoded protein: MSNPARTILITGAGSGLGRGMAIWLAKQGHSILVADLRFDAAQETAALIQSEQGRAEAYQLDVTSEEEIAKFMATLGDRAVDVVINNAGLQHVCSVEEFPVEKWDLLIKVLLKGPFLLTQATLPGMRARGFGRFIQIGSIHSLVASPYKSAYTAAKHALLGLSKVLALESAGAEITSNTICPAYVRTPLVDAQIAAQAVTRGLPEEEVIERIMLAPMPKKTFITVEEIAAAADYLISPLARNVTGQTIVIDGGWTAQ